The Armatimonadota bacterium genome includes a window with the following:
- a CDS encoding alanine racemase, which translates to MGALKLNSRNPLYAQLKELVKEDIFSGRLQPGTRLPSTLEMARDYRVCHKTVQLAMQALTKEGFLVRRPRYGTVVADLPGHLLQKRKTGRLVLVVDYLDDGFLSGPFVRELVEGVRSAVEDAGWSLDTSVYSNFRPATDEGPFDGCLLLRPSRETALQIKKQGIPTILLDVQHPRSGLSFVQTDNADGIRQGLEHLVSLGHRRILYAHSDLTTPINHSGRERYRAFLDHASTLRLPTEGYAVPAEELKARRGGPEFSAILTDGYSSTRHTLNQLREMAIEWPRDISIVAFDDIELAEHMLAPLTVIRQNLFEVGRIGCQSLISGTGLNGTLRAFVPPQLVVRASTRSIR; encoded by the coding sequence TTGGGCGCTTTGAAACTCAACAGCCGCAACCCGCTCTACGCTCAGCTGAAGGAGTTGGTGAAAGAGGACATCTTCAGCGGACGCCTCCAGCCCGGAACCAGGTTGCCTTCCACCCTGGAGATGGCCCGGGACTACCGGGTGTGTCACAAAACCGTCCAGCTGGCCATGCAGGCGCTGACGAAGGAGGGCTTTCTGGTCCGAAGGCCCCGTTATGGAACGGTGGTGGCAGATCTCCCCGGACACCTCCTTCAGAAGCGGAAGACCGGGCGACTGGTGCTGGTGGTGGATTATCTGGACGACGGCTTCCTGTCCGGGCCGTTCGTGCGCGAACTGGTCGAAGGGGTCAGAAGTGCCGTTGAAGATGCGGGGTGGTCCCTGGACACCAGTGTCTACAGCAACTTCCGTCCCGCCACCGACGAGGGACCGTTCGATGGCTGCCTGCTCCTTCGCCCGTCGCGGGAGACAGCCCTACAAATTAAAAAGCAGGGGATCCCCACCATCCTCTTGGACGTCCAACACCCCCGCTCGGGGCTCTCCTTTGTGCAGACGGACAACGCGGATGGCATTCGCCAGGGGCTGGAGCATCTGGTATCGCTGGGGCACCGCAGAATCCTCTACGCGCACTCCGACCTGACGACTCCCATCAACCATTCGGGCCGAGAGCGCTACCGGGCGTTTCTGGACCACGCCAGTACGCTGCGACTCCCCACCGAAGGGTATGCCGTTCCAGCAGAAGAGCTGAAGGCCCGCCGAGGAGGCCCGGAGTTCTCCGCGATACTGACCGACGGCTACAGCTCCACGCGGCACACCCTGAACCAGCTCAGGGAGATGGCCATCGAGTGGCCCCGGGACATCTCGATCGTGGCGTTCGACGATATCGAGCTGGCAGAGCACATGCTCGCGCCGCTGACCGTCATCAGACAAAACCTCTTCGAAGTGGGGAGGATCGGCTGTCAGTCCCTCATCTCCGGGACCGGGCTGAACGGCACGCTGCGGGCCTTTGTACCGCCGCAGCTTGTCGTGAGGGCATCAACAAGGAGCATCCGATGA
- a CDS encoding glycosidase, which produces MVKLRRHPKNPILLPDPKHPWESRHVSNAGAILHDGKVHLLYRAGGEDTKPSTDHIWPVSRIGLAISPDGVTIEERLPEPVIDVAGEPHPLADGAEDARVCCIEGTFYAVYCTTSNLHEVLSWSVSKDLRNWEKRGVLMPDFSQRTGGLLPEKVGGEFVLFHRMLPHMWISRSPDLKSWHSSKILLRAQWGHWTEGRLGIGATPFRTDQAWVVIFHGKDRNRIYRLGVMWLDPEDPGRILRVQDEPILEPEEEYERKGFVDNVVYTCGAVTLGDEVFVYYGCGDQCLAVATAPLRDFRL; this is translated from the coding sequence ATGGTGAAACTCAGACGGCACCCGAAAAACCCGATCCTGCTACCGGACCCGAAGCATCCCTGGGAAAGCAGGCACGTCTCGAACGCGGGGGCAATCCTCCACGATGGCAAAGTCCACCTGCTGTACCGGGCCGGAGGAGAGGACACGAAACCTTCCACCGACCACATCTGGCCTGTCAGCCGTATAGGTCTGGCCATATCCCCGGATGGAGTGACCATTGAAGAGAGGCTGCCAGAACCGGTGATCGACGTTGCCGGAGAGCCCCACCCTCTCGCGGACGGCGCAGAAGATGCTCGCGTGTGTTGCATCGAAGGCACGTTCTACGCGGTCTACTGCACGACGTCCAACCTTCACGAAGTCCTCTCCTGGTCGGTCAGCAAAGACCTTCGCAACTGGGAAAAGCGCGGAGTGCTGATGCCGGACTTCTCCCAGAGAACAGGCGGTCTGCTACCGGAAAAGGTGGGCGGCGAGTTTGTGTTGTTCCACCGCATGCTTCCGCACATGTGGATATCCCGCAGCCCGGATCTGAAGAGCTGGCACTCTTCGAAGATTCTTCTCCGTGCTCAATGGGGACACTGGACGGAAGGCAGATTGGGCATCGGGGCCACTCCGTTCCGGACTGATCAGGCGTGGGTGGTCATCTTCCACGGAAAAGACCGCAACAGGATCTACAGATTGGGGGTGATGTGGCTGGACCCGGAAGACCCCGGCCGCATCCTCAGGGTTCAGGATGAGCCGATCCTCGAGCCGGAAGAGGAATACGAACGCAAAGGATTCGTGGACAACGTGGTCTACACGTGCGGAGCGGTGACCCTCGGTGACGAGGTCTTTGTGTACTACGGCTGCGGCGACCAGTGCCTGGCTGTGGCCACCGCTCCATTGAGAGACTTCAGATTGTGA
- a CDS encoding glycosylase gives MNEMVRTLLQRHPANPILRPSDIPGCAAVMNPGAAMYNGQVVLLLSVVPLRGNPRIVPAFSDDGVRFQVASDPLISLPEDGPFAGLDEWTIDPRVTHLEGTYYIVYPASGWTHGTIGMLGKTDDFRNYERLEVISLPDNRCPVLFPEKISGHYFRLDRPASAAAGATIWISSSPDLIHWGRHRPLLKGDLWWNTAKVGPCGPPTLTDEGWLVIYHGVYGTSAGTMYSLGAALLDRDDPYRVKGKTMSPILMPEAGYERTGIVPNTVFSAGHVRRPDSDEILVYYGAADTCVCLATGRIPELVDACLKGL, from the coding sequence GTGAACGAAATGGTGCGCACTCTGCTGCAGCGGCATCCGGCCAACCCCATACTCCGGCCGTCCGACATTCCAGGTTGCGCCGCGGTGATGAACCCGGGCGCGGCCATGTACAACGGCCAGGTCGTGTTGTTGCTGTCCGTGGTGCCATTGCGAGGAAATCCCAGGATCGTACCGGCCTTTAGTGATGACGGCGTCAGGTTTCAGGTTGCCTCGGACCCGCTCATCAGCCTGCCCGAAGACGGTCCGTTTGCGGGACTCGATGAGTGGACCATCGACCCTCGGGTTACCCATCTGGAGGGGACCTACTACATTGTGTACCCCGCCAGCGGATGGACCCACGGGACCATTGGAATGCTGGGGAAGACGGATGACTTCAGGAACTACGAACGGCTGGAGGTCATCTCCCTGCCGGATAACCGCTGCCCGGTTCTGTTTCCCGAGAAGATCAGCGGACACTATTTCCGTCTGGACCGTCCTGCATCTGCGGCAGCCGGAGCCACTATCTGGATTTCGTCCTCGCCGGATTTGATCCACTGGGGACGTCATCGTCCGCTGCTGAAAGGAGACCTTTGGTGGAACACGGCGAAGGTGGGGCCATGCGGCCCCCCCACCCTGACGGATGAAGGCTGGCTGGTCATCTACCACGGAGTCTACGGAACATCCGCCGGAACGATGTACTCCCTGGGGGCGGCATTGCTGGATCGCGATGATCCCTACCGCGTCAAGGGGAAAACAATGAGCCCGATCCTGATGCCCGAAGCCGGGTATGAGCGCACGGGCATTGTCCCCAACACGGTCTTCTCGGCGGGGCACGTCCGACGGCCCGATAGCGACGAGATCCTCGTGTACTACGGAGCGGCAGATACCTGTGTCTGTCTGGCGACGGGACGAATCCCGGAGCTGGTGGATGCCTGCCTGAAGGGACTTTAG